A single window of Methylobacterium nodulans ORS 2060 DNA harbors:
- a CDS encoding lytic transglycosylase domain-containing protein — protein MQLPARRRRLAVLTLLASGTALAALCGPAVRAADPEGEGAGAARVQPAAAEGADLAGTLRSTAGPEEPASRPAGSSPDQPLPAAASAYASADPEMRIPFPAPDAAVTPPAPPAPNVPDPGRPTPAVDIDAPALRSAIDAYRRGQVEEGDRQRDAFADPAVRMLLDWVAIRAGAGIGFERVIGFIRDNPDWPVGSVIRRRVEEALLSQRKAPSVVRAYFATRRPASPPGKFALALALKADGLTEDAAALARDLWRQDSFGRTLELKVLDAFPGVLTEIDHRARMERALMKEDWEAAGRAATYAGKSYGTLVRARRAVEAKASNAQSILDAVPPSLRGDSSYLFSRAQFLRRIDKPAEAAAVLLSAPRNPEVLVDPDEWWIERRIVARKLLDLGDAKTAYAVVAGHSARAVEKRIEAEFHAGWIALRFLNDAALGAKHFAAAAEAAETPISIARATYWQGRAAEAMGQAAEARTFYERAAAQPIAYYGQLARAKLGQGTLALRMAGTLEGAARTAFEERPVIRALRILAAAGMREQALPLYIDLAQRLSDPAELNALGDVAVADNDPRALVALGKVAVQRGLPLDRHAYPVNGIPAYEAFSAVPQVEKAMVFAIARQESQFDPRAQSSVGARGLMQMMPATAQRTARRVSAAFDAARLLSDPAYNARLGQAHLGELMEDWRGSYILAFASYNAGGGNVKKWIDAYGDPRDPKVDPIDWVERIPFTETRNYVQRVTENLQVYRNRLDGKSALLIQDDLRRGTR, from the coding sequence ATGCAGCTCCCGGCCCGACGGCGCCGCCTCGCGGTCCTCACGCTCCTCGCCTCCGGAACCGCGCTGGCCGCCCTCTGCGGTCCCGCCGTGCGGGCGGCGGATCCCGAAGGCGAGGGCGCCGGCGCCGCCCGGGTCCAACCGGCCGCCGCGGAGGGCGCGGATCTCGCCGGCACCTTACGCAGCACGGCCGGCCCCGAGGAGCCCGCCTCCCGTCCGGCCGGGTCTTCCCCGGACCAGCCCCTGCCCGCCGCGGCCTCGGCCTATGCCTCGGCGGATCCGGAGATGCGGATCCCGTTCCCGGCCCCCGACGCGGCCGTGACCCCGCCGGCCCCGCCGGCCCCGAACGTGCCGGATCCGGGCCGCCCGACTCCGGCGGTGGACATCGACGCCCCGGCCCTGCGCAGCGCCATCGATGCCTATCGGCGCGGGCAGGTGGAGGAGGGCGACCGCCAGCGGGACGCCTTCGCGGATCCGGCCGTGCGCATGCTGCTGGACTGGGTGGCGATCCGGGCCGGCGCCGGGATCGGCTTCGAGCGGGTCATCGGCTTCATCCGCGACAACCCGGACTGGCCGGTCGGCAGCGTGATCCGGCGGCGGGTCGAGGAGGCGCTGCTGAGCCAGCGCAAGGCCCCGAGCGTCGTGCGGGCCTATTTCGCCACGCGCCGCCCCGCGAGCCCGCCCGGAAAATTCGCCCTGGCGCTGGCCCTGAAGGCCGACGGCCTGACCGAGGATGCCGCCGCCCTCGCGCGCGACCTGTGGCGGCAGGACAGTTTCGGCCGCACCCTCGAACTCAAGGTCCTGGACGCCTTCCCGGGCGTCCTCACCGAGATCGACCACCGCGCCCGCATGGAGCGGGCGCTGATGAAGGAGGACTGGGAGGCGGCCGGCCGCGCCGCCACCTATGCGGGCAAGAGCTACGGCACGCTGGTGCGGGCGCGGCGCGCCGTCGAGGCCAAGGCCTCGAACGCCCAGAGCATCCTCGATGCGGTCCCGCCGAGCCTGCGCGGGGATTCCTCCTATCTCTTCTCCCGCGCGCAGTTCCTGCGCCGGATCGACAAGCCCGCCGAGGCGGCGGCGGTGCTGCTGAGCGCGCCCCGCAACCCGGAGGTGCTGGTCGATCCCGACGAATGGTGGATCGAGCGCCGCATCGTCGCGCGCAAGCTCCTCGACCTCGGCGACGCGAAGACGGCCTACGCGGTGGTGGCCGGGCACAGCGCGCGGGCGGTGGAGAAGCGCATCGAGGCGGAGTTCCACGCAGGGTGGATCGCGCTGCGCTTCCTCAACGACGCAGCCCTCGGCGCGAAGCACTTCGCGGCTGCCGCCGAGGCGGCCGAGACGCCGATCTCGATCGCGCGGGCCACCTACTGGCAGGGCCGGGCCGCCGAGGCGATGGGCCAGGCGGCGGAGGCCCGGACCTTCTACGAGCGGGCCGCCGCCCAGCCGATCGCCTATTACGGCCAGCTCGCCCGGGCCAAGCTCGGCCAGGGCACCCTCGCCCTGCGCATGGCCGGCACGCTCGAAGGCGCGGCCCGCACGGCCTTCGAGGAGCGGCCGGTGATCCGGGCCCTGCGCATCCTCGCGGCGGCCGGGATGCGGGAGCAGGCGCTGCCCCTCTACATCGACCTCGCGCAGCGGCTGAGCGACCCGGCGGAGCTGAACGCCCTTGGCGACGTCGCGGTGGCGGACAACGACCCGCGGGCCCTGGTGGCGCTCGGCAAGGTCGCGGTGCAGCGGGGTCTCCCCCTCGACCGCCACGCCTATCCGGTGAACGGCATCCCGGCCTACGAGGCCTTCTCGGCGGTGCCGCAGGTGGAGAAGGCCATGGTCTTCGCCATCGCCCGCCAGGAGAGCCAGTTCGATCCGCGGGCGCAGTCGAGCGTCGGCGCGCGGGGATTGATGCAGATGATGCCGGCGACGGCCCAGCGCACCGCGCGCCGGGTGAGCGCCGCCTTCGATGCCGCGCGCCTGCTCAGCGACCCGGCCTACAATGCCCGCCTCGGCCAGGCCCATCTCGGCGAGCTGATGGAGGATTGGCGCGGTTCCTACATCCTGGCCTTCGCCTCCTACAATGCGGGCGGCGGCAACGTGAAGAAGTGGATCGACGCCTACGGCGACCCCCGCGACCCGAAGGTCGACCCAATCGACTGGGTGGAGCGCATCCCCTTCACGGAGACCCGCAACTACGTGCAGCGGGTGACCGAGAACCTGCAGGTCTACCGCAACCGGCTGGACGGCAAGAGCGCGCTCCTGATCCAGGACGACCTGCGCCGCGGCACGCGCTGA
- the dapA gene encoding 4-hydroxy-tetrahydrodipicolinate synthase, which translates to MTSTSISQRLRGSFTALVTPFRDGTFDEAAFRAFVAWQIENGTHGLVPTGTTGESPTLSHAEHDRVVEACIDEAGGKVPVIAGAGSNSTAEAVERARHAEKAGADAVLIVTPYYNKPTQEGLYQHFKAVNDAIGIPILIYNIPSRSVIDMSVDTMKRLYELPNIAGVKDATANVARVSLQRQAMGESFIQLSGEDATALGFMAHGGHGCISVTSNVAPRLCADFQEACLSGEYRTALQIQDRLMPLHTNLFAETNPSPAKYALARLGLMGEEVRLPLVPVGEGTRRAVDAALRHAGLVDA; encoded by the coding sequence ATGACGTCGACGTCGATTTCGCAGCGCCTGAGAGGCTCGTTCACCGCCCTCGTCACGCCGTTCCGGGACGGCACCTTCGACGAGGCCGCCTTCCGGGCCTTCGTGGCGTGGCAGATCGAGAACGGCACTCACGGCCTCGTGCCCACCGGCACCACCGGCGAGAGCCCGACGCTCAGCCATGCCGAGCACGACCGGGTCGTCGAGGCTTGCATCGACGAGGCCGGTGGCAAGGTGCCGGTCATCGCCGGCGCCGGCTCGAATTCCACCGCAGAGGCGGTCGAGCGCGCGCGTCATGCGGAGAAGGCCGGGGCGGACGCGGTCCTCATCGTCACGCCCTACTACAACAAGCCGACCCAGGAAGGGCTGTACCAGCACTTCAAGGCGGTGAACGACGCGATCGGCATTCCCATCCTGATCTACAACATTCCCAGCCGGTCGGTGATCGACATGAGCGTCGACACCATGAAGCGGCTTTATGAGTTGCCCAATATCGCCGGGGTGAAGGATGCCACCGCCAACGTGGCCCGCGTCAGCCTTCAGCGCCAAGCGATGGGCGAAAGCTTCATCCAACTTTCTGGCGAAGATGCGACGGCGCTCGGGTTCATGGCGCATGGCGGCCACGGCTGCATCTCGGTGACCTCGAACGTGGCGCCGCGCCTCTGCGCCGACTTCCAGGAGGCCTGCCTGTCGGGCGAGTACCGGACGGCGCTGCAGATCCAGGACCGGCTGATGCCGCTGCACACCAACCTGTTCGCGGAGACGAATCCGTCGCCCGCGAAGTACGCGCTCGCGCGCCTCGGCCTGATGGGCGAGGAGGTGCGTCTGCCGCTCGTCCCGGTGGGGGAGGGGACCCGCCGCGCCGTCGACGCCGCCCTGCGCCACGCCGGCCTCGTCGACGCCTGA
- the smpB gene encoding SsrA-binding protein SmpB, whose protein sequence is MARKPDPGRRIVADNRKARFNYEITDTVEAGIALTGTEVKSLRGGKATIGEAYAGPSGDEFFLFNAYIPEYLEANRFNHETKRPRRLLLHRRQINKFLGATQREGYTVIPLKIYFNERGRAKVELGLGRGKKLHDKRETAKERDWQRDRARLLRDKG, encoded by the coding sequence ATGGCCCGCAAACCGGATCCCGGCCGCCGCATCGTTGCGGACAATCGCAAGGCCCGCTTCAACTACGAGATCACCGACACGGTGGAGGCGGGCATCGCGCTCACCGGCACCGAGGTGAAGTCGCTGCGCGGCGGCAAGGCGACGATCGGGGAGGCCTATGCGGGCCCCTCGGGCGACGAGTTCTTCCTGTTCAACGCCTACATCCCCGAATACCTCGAGGCCAACCGCTTCAATCACGAGACCAAGCGACCCCGCCGCCTGCTGCTGCACCGGCGCCAGATCAACAAGTTCCTGGGCGCCACCCAGCGCGAGGGCTACACGGTCATTCCGCTCAAGATCTATTTCAACGAGCGTGGCCGGGCGAAGGTCGAACTCGGCCTCGGGCGGGGCAAGAAGCTGCACGACAAGCGCGAGACCGCCAAGGAGCGCGACTGGCAGCGCGACCGCGCGCGGCTCCTGCGCGACAAGGGGTGA
- a CDS encoding OmpA family protein, producing the protein MRAVRALLLTGTILPALMLQPMPGRAEPGLRDTVRVAQAGGPPERGAPPERGERPGGGARPEHGPPAERPEPRERPEPRERAAPPAERGERPASRPDTRERPAERPEPRERHEPRERAPEPRERAAPPAERPAPRPEREPAERPEPARPRTEPPAARQPERPTPPRTPEAPAPREERPRSPEPPAARQPEAPRPPAGPERPNQARPTPPAPNEPARSPAPPAEPQAPPARPGQPGTPTAPPGAAGHPPSGQPLPGQAAPNQAPPAGAPAVSPGTPVPPSGTQNRPQPGQPAPAAPPGQVSPGQVPPGQVSPGQVSPGQALPPAGGPGAVPPGPGREGRDLDRRDRIPGGERRDDPDFVPGGFRRSDMDVRSYDEVRRARREYNEGGRLYIREPGRVIVRDNERYFIRHDETERFRELDRDARIERRGSEVVTIIDRPGGDQIVTVVDEEGRLLRRTRRARDGREVVLIDNTFEGRPRPVERDIVVLPPPEIRIPRERYVVEADRADEGLIYEALTAPPVAPVERRYTLDEVRYSPTLRARMRSVDIDTITFDSGSWQIAPDQARRLAVIAEAIGRAVQRNPQEVFLIEGYTDAVGNDVDNLSLSDRRAQEVATVLTRDFRVPPENLTTQGYGEQYLKVNTQEASRENRRVTVRRITPLIQQQARRP; encoded by the coding sequence ATGCGGGCTGTCCGCGCGCTGCTCCTGACCGGGACGATCCTGCCCGCCCTTATGCTGCAGCCCATGCCGGGCCGGGCCGAACCGGGCCTCCGGGACACCGTCCGGGTCGCGCAGGCTGGGGGGCCGCCGGAACGCGGGGCCCCTCCGGAGCGCGGCGAGCGGCCCGGGGGCGGAGCGCGGCCCGAGCACGGGCCGCCGGCCGAGCGTCCGGAGCCGCGCGAGCGGCCCGAGCCGCGCGAACGCGCCGCCCCGCCCGCCGAGCGCGGGGAGCGGCCAGCCTCGCGTCCCGATACCCGCGAGCGCCCTGCCGAGCGTCCGGAGCCGCGTGAGCGTCACGAGCCGCGCGAGCGTGCTCCTGAACCCCGCGAGCGGGCGGCTCCTCCGGCCGAGCGCCCGGCCCCGCGGCCCGAGCGGGAACCCGCCGAGCGCCCCGAGCCGGCGCGTCCCCGGACCGAGCCGCCCGCCGCCCGCCAGCCCGAACGGCCCACGCCGCCGCGCACGCCCGAGGCGCCGGCTCCCCGCGAGGAGCGGCCGCGATCGCCCGAGCCGCCGGCTGCGCGCCAGCCCGAGGCGCCGCGCCCGCCGGCCGGCCCCGAGCGGCCGAACCAGGCGCGTCCGACCCCGCCTGCGCCGAACGAGCCCGCCCGTTCCCCGGCGCCTCCCGCCGAGCCGCAGGCGCCGCCGGCCCGGCCGGGCCAGCCCGGCACGCCCACCGCGCCGCCCGGAGCGGCCGGCCACCCGCCGAGCGGCCAGCCGCTGCCCGGGCAGGCCGCGCCGAACCAAGCACCGCCGGCCGGTGCTCCCGCGGTGTCTCCCGGCACGCCCGTGCCGCCGTCCGGCACGCAGAACCGTCCGCAGCCGGGCCAGCCGGCTCCCGCCGCACCGCCCGGCCAGGTATCACCCGGCCAAGTCCCCCCCGGCCAAGTCTCCCCCGGCCAAGTCTCCCCCGGCCAAGCCCTGCCGCCGGCCGGCGGCCCCGGCGCGGTTCCGCCCGGGCCGGGGCGCGAGGGCCGCGACCTCGACCGGCGCGACCGGATCCCGGGCGGCGAGCGCCGCGACGATCCGGACTTCGTGCCGGGCGGATTCCGGCGCAGCGACATGGACGTGCGCAGCTACGACGAGGTGCGCCGGGCCCGCCGCGAATACAACGAGGGCGGCCGTCTCTATATCCGCGAGCCCGGCCGCGTGATCGTGCGCGACAACGAGCGCTACTTCATCCGCCACGACGAGACCGAGCGGTTCCGCGAGCTCGACCGCGACGCCCGCATCGAGCGGCGGGGATCCGAGGTCGTCACCATCATCGACCGGCCTGGGGGCGATCAGATCGTCACCGTGGTGGACGAGGAGGGCCGCCTCCTGCGCCGCACCCGCCGGGCCCGCGACGGGCGCGAGGTCGTGCTGATCGACAATACTTTCGAGGGCCGCCCGCGTCCGGTCGAGCGCGACATCGTGGTGCTGCCGCCCCCCGAGATCCGCATCCCGCGCGAGCGCTACGTCGTGGAGGCGGACCGGGCCGACGAGGGCCTGATCTACGAGGCCCTGACCGCGCCGCCCGTCGCCCCCGTCGAGCGCCGCTACACCCTCGACGAGGTGCGCTACAGCCCGACCCTGCGCGCCCGCATGCGCAGCGTCGACATCGACACCATCACCTTCGACAGCGGCTCCTGGCAGATCGCGCCGGACCAGGCCCGGCGCCTCGCGGTGATCGCGGAAGCGATCGGCCGCGCCGTGCAGCGCAACCCGCAGGAGGTGTTCCTGATCGAGGGCTATACCGACGCGGTGGGCAATGATGTCGACAACCTCTCGCTCTCCGACCGCCGGGCGCAGGAGGTGGCGACGGTGCTCACCCGCGACTTCCGGGTTCCGCCGGAAAACCTGACGACGCAGGGCTACGGCGAGCAGTACCTGAAGGTGAACACGCAGGAAGCATCCCGCGAGAACCGCCGCGTCACGGTCCGCCGCATCACTCCGCTGATCCAGCAGCAGGCGCGCCGGCCATAG
- a CDS encoding carbonic anhydrase: MLRISCRCCGGASPSHPGRRAFLAGAAAAAAGALWPLQAVGAGSPVPKTTLTSDQALQLLKTGNEDFRTDAPYRAQQGRERRVELARGQAPFCVLVGCSDSRVPPELLFGRGLGELFIVRNAGNTVDTAALGSIEYGVGVLGCPLVVVLGHESCGAVAAAVEVVERNATFPGVIGEMVQPIIPAVLAARGQPGDLLDASVRSNARRVAARLKTQSTVVQDGLREGRLRIVAARYSLADGNVEWFEDI, from the coding sequence ATGCTGAGGATCTCGTGCAGGTGCTGCGGCGGCGCGAGCCCGTCCCATCCGGGCCGGCGCGCCTTTCTGGCTGGCGCCGCCGCTGCGGCTGCGGGCGCCCTCTGGCCGCTGCAGGCGGTCGGCGCGGGCAGCCCGGTTCCCAAGACCACGCTGACCTCCGATCAGGCGCTCCAGCTCCTCAAGACGGGCAACGAGGACTTCCGCACCGATGCCCCCTACCGGGCCCAGCAGGGCCGCGAGCGGCGCGTCGAGCTCGCGCGCGGTCAGGCGCCCTTCTGCGTCCTCGTCGGCTGCTCGGACAGCCGGGTTCCGCCCGAGCTGCTGTTCGGGCGCGGCCTGGGCGAGCTGTTCATCGTCCGCAACGCGGGCAACACGGTCGATACCGCCGCGCTCGGCAGCATCGAGTACGGTGTCGGGGTGCTGGGCTGCCCACTGGTGGTCGTGCTCGGACACGAATCCTGCGGGGCGGTGGCGGCCGCCGTCGAGGTGGTGGAGCGCAACGCCACCTTCCCGGGCGTCATCGGCGAGATGGTCCAGCCGATCATCCCGGCAGTCCTCGCGGCCCGGGGCCAGCCGGGCGACCTCCTGGACGCGTCGGTGCGCTCGAATGCCCGCCGCGTCGCGGCGCGGCTCAAGACGCAGAGCACGGTCGTTCAGGATGGGCTCCGCGAGGGCAGGCTCCGGATCGTGGCGGCGCGCTACAGCCTCGCCGACGGGAACGTGGAGTGGTTCGAGGACATCTGA
- a CDS encoding glutathione S-transferase: MAEATLTVSSRNYSSWSLRGWLLCRMAELDIAVEVLGGGDAASRAELLHLSPSFLVPRLTHGPVRVWDVLAIAQYLIEWRPEAGLVPSDIVKRAWCRSIAGEMHGGFMNLRSALPMNLRARYTDFRLWGGAQSDIARILEIWEEALAASGGPFLFGPTPTIADAMYAPVCTRFVTYNVDLPRRCAAYRDHIMAWPLMQEWIAEAEAEPDEIEELDMEF, translated from the coding sequence ATGGCCGAGGCCACGCTCACGGTATCGAGCCGGAACTATTCGTCGTGGTCGCTGCGCGGCTGGCTGCTGTGCCGCATGGCGGAGCTCGACATCGCGGTCGAGGTGCTGGGCGGCGGCGACGCGGCGAGCCGCGCCGAGCTGCTGCATCTCTCGCCCTCGTTCCTGGTGCCGCGCCTGACCCACGGCCCGGTGCGCGTCTGGGACGTGCTGGCGATCGCCCAGTACCTCATCGAGTGGCGGCCCGAGGCGGGCCTCGTTCCCTCCGACATCGTCAAGCGCGCGTGGTGCCGCTCGATCGCCGGCGAGATGCATGGCGGCTTCATGAATCTGCGCTCGGCGCTGCCGATGAACCTGCGGGCGCGCTACACGGATTTCAGGCTCTGGGGCGGCGCCCAGTCGGACATCGCGCGCATCCTGGAGATCTGGGAGGAGGCGCTCGCCGCGAGCGGCGGGCCGTTCCTGTTCGGCCCGACCCCGACCATCGCGGACGCCATGTACGCGCCCGTCTGCACCCGCTTCGTGACCTACAATGTCGACCTGCCGCGCCGCTGCGCCGCCTACCGCGACCACATCATGGCCTGGCCGCTGATGCAGGAATGGATCGCCGAGGCCGAAGCCGAGCCCGACGAGATCGAGGAGCTCGACATGGAGTTCTGA
- a CDS encoding polyhydroxyalkanoate depolymerase, which yields MLYDLFEFQSGLAAGTRSWGRLLHGGVAPWLQAGSVEPASWVAAAARMMMRAGLTHLRPAYGIASVRAGNGEVPVTEEPVLRTPFGTLLRFRKDIASEQPRVLVVAPLSGHFATLLRSTVRTLLADHDVYITDWHNARDVPLSAGRFGFDDYVGHLVRFLETIGEGAHLVAVCQPCVQALSAAAVMAESRNAAHPASMTLMAGPVDTRINPTKVNELATSRSIDWFERNLIATVPRRHAGAGRRVYPGFMQLFAFMSMNAARHMHGHVDLFWHLAHGEEAKAAQIESFYDEYFAVLDLAAEFYLETVKTVFQDATLARNSLTYGGAPIDMRAIRRTALMTVEGERDDICSVGQTMAAHDLCSSLRPFRKRHHLQAGVGHYGVFSGRKWENQTYPLVRNFIQANA from the coding sequence ATGCTCTACGATCTCTTCGAGTTTCAGTCCGGTCTCGCAGCCGGCACCCGCTCGTGGGGGCGCCTCCTGCACGGCGGCGTCGCGCCATGGCTGCAGGCCGGCTCCGTGGAGCCGGCGAGCTGGGTGGCCGCCGCCGCCCGCATGATGATGCGCGCGGGCCTCACCCATCTGCGACCCGCCTACGGCATCGCCAGCGTACGGGCGGGCAACGGCGAGGTCCCGGTGACCGAGGAGCCGGTGCTGCGCACGCCCTTCGGCACGCTGCTGCGCTTTCGCAAGGACATCGCCTCCGAGCAACCGCGCGTGCTCGTGGTGGCGCCGCTCTCGGGCCATTTCGCGACGCTCCTGCGCAGCACCGTGCGCACCCTGCTCGCGGATCACGACGTCTACATCACCGATTGGCACAATGCCCGCGACGTGCCGCTCTCGGCCGGCCGCTTCGGCTTCGACGACTATGTCGGCCACCTGGTCCGGTTCCTGGAGACGATCGGGGAGGGGGCGCATCTCGTCGCGGTCTGCCAGCCCTGCGTCCAGGCGCTCTCCGCGGCGGCCGTGATGGCCGAATCGCGCAACGCCGCCCATCCGGCCAGCATGACGCTGATGGCCGGGCCGGTGGACACCCGCATCAATCCGACCAAGGTCAACGAACTCGCCACCTCCCGGTCCATCGACTGGTTCGAGCGCAACCTGATCGCCACCGTGCCGCGCCGCCATGCCGGGGCCGGCCGCCGGGTCTATCCGGGCTTCATGCAGCTCTTCGCCTTCATGTCGATGAACGCGGCCCGCCACATGCACGGCCATGTCGACCTGTTCTGGCACCTCGCGCATGGCGAGGAGGCCAAGGCGGCGCAGATCGAGAGCTTCTACGACGAGTACTTCGCCGTGCTCGACCTGGCCGCCGAGTTCTACCTGGAGACCGTGAAGACCGTGTTCCAGGACGCGACGCTCGCCCGGAACTCACTCACCTATGGCGGTGCGCCGATCGACATGCGCGCCATCCGCAGGACGGCACTGATGACGGTGGAGGGCGAGCGCGACGACATCTGCTCCGTCGGCCAGACCATGGCGGCGCACGACCTCTGCAGCAGCCTGCGGCCGTTCCGCAAGCGCCATCACCTGCAGGCCGGCGTCGGTCATTACGGCGTCTTCTCGGGCCGCAAATGGGAGAACCAGACCTATCCGCTGGTGCGCAACTTCATCCAGGCGAATGCCTGA
- the rpsU gene encoding 30S ribosomal protein S21: protein MQVLVRDNNVDQALRVLKKKMQREGIFREMKQRKAYEKPSVRKAREKAEAVRRARKQARKTAIREGLIAAPKPKARPVSPRRPAAPAPASSPVGAA from the coding sequence TTGCAGGTACTCGTTCGGGACAACAACGTCGATCAGGCGCTTCGCGTGCTCAAGAAGAAGATGCAGCGCGAAGGCATTTTCCGCGAGATGAAGCAGCGCAAGGCGTACGAGAAGCCGTCCGTGCGCAAGGCCCGCGAGAAGGCGGAGGCCGTCCGTCGCGCCCGCAAGCAGGCCCGCAAGACCGCGATCCGCGAGGGCCTGATCGCCGCGCCGAAGCCCAAGGCCCGTCCCGTCTCGCCGCGCCGCCCGGCCGCTCCGGCCCCCGCGTCGAGCCCGGTCGGCGCCGCGTAA
- a CDS encoding cupin domain-containing protein produces MAFACTIPAVPTVQQDDEAVRITRWDFPPGAVTGWHEHGWPYVIVMVTPGILRVYDGTAVTETTLAQGQAYRRPAGIRHDVMNGSDHPIAFVEIELKRPGAL; encoded by the coding sequence ATGGCCTTCGCCTGCACCATCCCGGCGGTGCCGACCGTCCAGCAGGACGACGAGGCGGTGCGGATCACCCGCTGGGACTTCCCCCCGGGCGCCGTCACCGGCTGGCACGAGCACGGCTGGCCCTACGTGATCGTGATGGTCACGCCCGGGATCCTGCGGGTCTACGACGGCACGGCCGTCACCGAGACCACGCTCGCGCAGGGGCAGGCCTATCGCCGCCCTGCCGGCATCCGCCACGACGTGATGAACGGCTCCGACCATCCGATCGCCTTCGTGGAGATCGAGCTGAAGCGGCCCGGCGCCCTCTGA
- a CDS encoding flagellar biosynthesis repressor FlbT, with amino-acid sequence MPLRITLKPHERLIINGAAIRNGDRAADLLIETQCRFLRESEIIRESEADTAAKRLCVTLQVIYLADNPAEVEDLLVRQSTEILRAMPSAAPYLLAIQDEVAARRYHRALKCGRDLVAHERTLLCGGPRDRIAAPGSMA; translated from the coding sequence ATGCCGCTTCGCATCACCCTCAAGCCGCACGAGCGCCTGATCATCAACGGCGCGGCGATCCGCAACGGCGACCGGGCCGCCGATCTGCTGATCGAGACGCAGTGCCGCTTCCTGCGCGAGAGCGAGATCATCCGCGAGAGCGAGGCCGACACGGCGGCCAAGCGCCTCTGCGTGACGCTCCAGGTCATCTACCTCGCCGACAACCCCGCCGAGGTGGAGGACCTGCTGGTGCGCCAATCGACCGAGATCCTGCGCGCCATGCCGAGCGCGGCCCCCTACCTGCTCGCCATCCAGGACGAGGTCGCGGCCCGCCGCTACCACCGCGCCCTGAAATGCGGACGGGACCTCGTCGCGCATGAGCGCACCCTCCTGTGCGGTGGCCCGCGCGACCGCATCGCCGCCCCCGGCTCGATGGCCTGA
- a CDS encoding ferritin-like domain-containing protein — protein MAEDLRSLYVTALKNTHALELQALQIMERQVERLERYPEMEAALRRHITETHGQRDRLEQALAALGEKPSALKEGVLGLMGNLAALAHTPAQDEILKNAFANRAFENYEAAAYDSLITIAEAAGQTGALSGFQQSLKEELAMAQTVADLVKPTTRRYLELTTAGAKADR, from the coding sequence ATGGCCGAAGATCTCCGGTCGCTCTATGTGACCGCGCTCAAGAACACCCACGCGCTCGAACTCCAGGCCCTGCAGATCATGGAGCGGCAGGTCGAGCGCCTGGAGCGCTACCCCGAGATGGAGGCGGCCCTGCGCCGCCACATCACCGAGACGCATGGCCAGCGCGACCGGCTGGAGCAGGCGCTCGCGGCTCTCGGCGAGAAACCCTCGGCGCTGAAGGAGGGCGTGCTCGGCCTGATGGGCAACCTCGCGGCGCTCGCCCACACGCCGGCCCAGGACGAGATCCTGAAGAACGCCTTCGCCAACCGCGCCTTCGAGAACTACGAGGCGGCGGCCTACGATTCGCTCATCACCATCGCGGAAGCCGCCGGCCAGACGGGCGCGCTCTCCGGCTTCCAGCAATCGCTGAAGGAGGAACTGGCGATGGCCCAGACTGTCGCCGACCTCGTCAAGCCGACGACGCGGCGCTACCTCGAGCTCACCACCGCGGGCGCCAAGGCCGACCGCTGA